In the genome of Nycticebus coucang isolate mNycCou1 chromosome 12, mNycCou1.pri, whole genome shotgun sequence, the window GTACAGTCCACATTTCTTGTCCCCGCCCCCTAACTCTCTGGCCTCCTTTGCCCCTCGCAGGTTCTAGTTAGCTAAGTGACGGCTAGAAAGGCTGAAGAGCGGCTTGGGGCAGGGTTGCTGCCTGCGTGCCCCTAGTGGCGGGAGGATCAGGTCCCAGGCTCCACCCTACACAATCTTCCCAAACTTCTTAAGCCTCTGGTGCATAGGGTCATTGCTCCCAAAAAGGAACCTGGAGGGGTACGGAGGGGAGGTCGGGGGAACGAATGCGGCACACTAGGGAAATACCCCGGTGTTTAGTTCTAGAACCCCTAATCCCCTAACAACCGGGCTGTGGAACCTCCGCCACCACCAAGGTTTTTATAGCAACCGGTAGTGGTGCCGCCCAGGCTCCCCCttccttccagtctttttccCTATCTCCCATTCCCCGTCCCCTGCGACCTGTAACGGGTGCCCTTAGACCTCCCCGTCTCCCCTCCTGCCGAGTATCCTAAGATTTCAACCCATCTGCCAGGTCGGGGCGGCAAGTCGGCTGCCTTGGCTTGGGAAGGGCCCtggagggaagaaggagggaggggccttTTGGGTAAAATTGGGAGAGGGGGTTATGAGGGCCCCCGGAAGATATAAGGCAGAACAATCCCACCCAAAAGAGAAAGCAGCGGGGTATTTCATCCTAGGCTTTGTTTAAATCTAGGCCTGGGGATGAGTTCTGGGGGAACATGGGCTGGTTTCTCAGAGTAAATCAAGCTTTGACTGTTTACAGGGTGATGGCATCCACTCCTACcaggaatgaagagaaaaagggCAGCTGGCCATCTCAAGCTGTATCCTCCTTGACTGGAGATCCGGTGAGCACTGGAGGGGAGCTCTAGAGGTGGGGAAGCTATGAAGTGAGGAGCTTCTAGGCAGAGGCACCTAGTCCCAGGACTGAGCCCCAATCTAGCCTAAACCCTAAACTCTTAGGCCCAAGCCCATAGCCCTCAGCACTAAGCCTTGAGACCCCAAAGACTGCCCTGCCCCCCATGTCCAGGGGCTTCTAGCAAATTTCAAGGCCCAGCCCTCCAATACCAGGCTCcttccaggtcttttttttttttttttttccaaacccaGGTCTTGTATGTAGGAGTTCCCAGGCTAAGCTTCTCTGACTTTTCCTTTCCCAGAAGGTTTCATTATCCCGTTCTGAGGAATTCCTGTCTCGAATCAGCACAGAACTCACAGATGAGGCCTTGTTTATGGCTCGCTGCCATGTGAATGCTGTGCCTATCAAGGAAAAGCAAACACAAGACCAAGGGACTCAGATATCCAGACATGGTGACCCCCACCTCAGGGCCAC includes:
- the LOC128561252 gene encoding putative protein T-ENOL, which encodes MASTPTRNEEKKGSWPSQAVSSLTGDPKVSLSRSEEFLSRISTELTDEALFMARCHVNAVPIKEKQTQDQGTQISRHVFFTKTRGTDTRSDRNRMRTKTHLLPSPREKSMPQNSSLATR